In Nymphaea colorata isolate Beijing-Zhang1983 chromosome 3, ASM883128v2, whole genome shotgun sequence, a genomic segment contains:
- the LOC116251676 gene encoding probable LRR receptor-like serine/threonine-protein kinase At2g23950 isoform X1, whose translation MTNSSASPTPMLFKFLFLLVLFLFSSATPSLSSEPLNPEVVALTTIRNALIDPHEILGNWDENSVDPCSWALITCSPANQVIVLEAPSGGLSGRLSSAIGNLTNLQQVLLQNNNITGVIPAELGKLPNLRTLDLSNNKFTGPIPDSLGQLTSLQYLRLNNNSLNGGFPVSLSKIPALIFLDLSFNNLSGPVPRVPARTFNIQGNFLTCGSGSAQDCSPATLSSSRSSSTNASQGKSRGHRVAVAFGVALGCTFGVTLVLAFLIWWKKKQSRQLIQDDYDHYHDEEMLCLGNLKTFSFRELQIATDNFNSKRILGKGGFGNVYKGYLQDNTVVAVKRLKDCGNSGETQFQTEIEMISLAVHRNLLRLLGFCITPSERLLVYRFMSNGSVASRLRGKPTLDWNARKKIALGAARGLVYLHEQCDPKIIHRDVKAANILLDDYCEAVVGDFGLAKLMDHADSHVTTAVRGTVGHIAPEYLSTGQSSEKTDVFGFGILLLELITGQTALDFGNKAANQKGAMLDWVKKIHQEKKHDMLVDKDLRGNYDRIEASEMVQVALLCTQYLPINRPKMSEVVKMLEGDGLAHKWEASQNSNSQAMEWDSKKKKNSNKKLTGSSLLSDDARMMMMPDDDDDDDDGSSLDTQAMELSGPR comes from the exons ATGACTAATTCGTCTGCATCCCCAACTCCTATGCTCTTCAagttcctcttcctcctcgtcctcttcctcttctcctccgCCACTCCATCTCTTTCATCTGAACCACTCAACCCTGAAG TGGTAGCTTTGACCACCATCCGGAATGCTCTGATTGACCCACATGAAATATTGGGCAATTGGGACGAGAACTCTGTTGACCCCTGTAGCTGGGCATTGATCACTTGTTCTCCTGCGAATCAAGTTATTGTATT AGAGGCACCAAGCGGGGGTCTGTCTGGAAGACTCTCTTCAGCAATAGGAAATTTGACCAATCTCCAGCAAGT GCTGCTTCAGAACAATAATATCACTGGGGTCATACCGGCAGAGCTGGGGAAACTTCCAAATTTGAGAACACTTGATCTTTCTAATAACAAATTTACTGGTCCTATTCCTGATAGCCTTGGTCAGCTGACCAGTCTACAATACCT GAGATTAAATAATAACAGTCTTAATGGAGGCTTTCctgtttctctttcaaaaattcCAGCACTTATTTTCCT GGATCTGTCCTTCAATAACCTGAGTGGACCTGTGCCAAGAGTCCCAGCTAGAACGTTCAA TATTCAGGGTAATTTTCTGACATGTGGAAGTGGTTCGGCTCAAGATTGTTCCCCAGCGACTCTGTCAAGCTCTCGTTCTTCATCCACAAATGCATCACAGG GAAAATCAAGGGGCCACAGAGTAGCCGTCGCGTTTGGAGTTGCCCTTGGCTGTACTTTTGGAGTCACTCTTGTCTTAGCTTTCCTGATATGGTGGAAGAAGAAGCAAAGCAGACAATTGATCCAAGATGACTATG ATCATTATCATGATGAGGAAATGTTATGTTTGGGAAACCTCAAGACGTTTAGCTTCCGGGAACTCCAAATAGCAACTGACAATTTCAACAGTAAGAGGATATTGGGAAAGGGTGGTTTTGGAAATGTCTATAAGGGTTATTTACAAGATAACACGGTGGTGGCCGTCAAGAGACTGAAAGATTGTGGTAATAGCggtgagactcagtttcagacagAGATTGAGATGATCAGTTTGGCCGTGCACCGTAATCTTCTGAGGCTGCTTGGTTTCTGCATTACCCCTTCCGAGAGGCTCCTTGTTTACCGCTTCATGTCCAATGGTAGTGTTGCTTCTAGGCTCagag GAAAACCCACTCTTGACTGGAACGCAAGGAAGAAAATTGCGCTGGGTGCAGCTAGAGGCCTCGTCTATTTGCATGAACAATGTGATCCGAAAATAATTCACCGAGATGTCAAGGCTGCAAACATCCTTCTAGATGATTACTGCGAAGCAGTAGTTGGTGATTTTGGTTTAGCAAAGCTTATGGATCATGCTGATTCACATGTGACAACTGCTGTTAGAGGAACAGTAGGTCACATTGCTCCAGAGTACCTCTCTACCGGTCAATCATCGGAAAAGACCGATGTTTTCGGCTTTGGAATTCTCCTCTTGGAGCTCATTACAGGCCAAACGGCTCTTGATTTTGGCAACAAAGCTGCAAATCAGAAAGGAGCAATGCTGGACTGG GTCAAGAAAATACATCAGGAGAAGAAGCATGACATGCTAGTTGATAAGGATTTGAGAGGCAATTATGACAGGATCGAGGCTAGTGAGATGGTTCAAGTGGCCCTCCTTTGCACTCAATACTTGCCCATCAACCGGCCTAAGATGTCAGAAGTAGTGAAGATGTTGGAAGGAGATGGGCTTGCACATAAATGGGAAGCCTCTCAGAATAGCAACAGTCAAGCAATGGAATGGGattcgaagaagaagaagaacagcaACAAGAAACTAACAGGCAGCAGTTTGCTTTCAGACGATGCCAGAATGATGATGATGCCCGAcgatgacgatgacgatgatgatggtTCATCCCTTGACACTCAAGCAATGGAGCTGTCCGGTCCCCGGTGA
- the LOC116251676 gene encoding probable LRR receptor-like serine/threonine-protein kinase At4g30520 isoform X2: protein MTNSSASPTPMLFKFLFLLVLFLFSSATPSLSSEPLNPEVVALTTIRNALIDPHEILGNWDENSVDPCSWALITCSPANQVIVLEAPSGGLSGRLSSAIGNLTNLQQVLLQNNNITGVIPAELGKLPNLRTLDLSNNKFTGPIPDSLGQLTSLQYLRLNNNSLNGGFPVSLSKIPALIFLDLSFNNLSGPVPRVPARTFNIQGNFLTCGSGSAQDCSPATLSSSRSSSTNASQGKSRGHRVAVAFGVALGCTFGVTLVLAFLIWWKKKQSRQLIQDDYDHYHDEEMLCLGNLKTFSFRELQIATDNFNSKRILGKGGFGNVYKGYLQDNTVVAVKRLKDCGNSGETQFQTEIEMISLAVHRNLLRLLGFCITPSERLLVYRFMSNGSVASRLRGKPTLDWNARKKIALGAARGLVYLHEQCDPKIIHRDVKAANILLDDYCEAVVGDFGLAKLMDHADSHVTTAVRGTVGHIAPEYLSTGQSSEKTDVFGFGILLLELITGQTALDFGNKAANQKGAMLDWWVAGQENTSGEEA from the exons ATGACTAATTCGTCTGCATCCCCAACTCCTATGCTCTTCAagttcctcttcctcctcgtcctcttcctcttctcctccgCCACTCCATCTCTTTCATCTGAACCACTCAACCCTGAAG TGGTAGCTTTGACCACCATCCGGAATGCTCTGATTGACCCACATGAAATATTGGGCAATTGGGACGAGAACTCTGTTGACCCCTGTAGCTGGGCATTGATCACTTGTTCTCCTGCGAATCAAGTTATTGTATT AGAGGCACCAAGCGGGGGTCTGTCTGGAAGACTCTCTTCAGCAATAGGAAATTTGACCAATCTCCAGCAAGT GCTGCTTCAGAACAATAATATCACTGGGGTCATACCGGCAGAGCTGGGGAAACTTCCAAATTTGAGAACACTTGATCTTTCTAATAACAAATTTACTGGTCCTATTCCTGATAGCCTTGGTCAGCTGACCAGTCTACAATACCT GAGATTAAATAATAACAGTCTTAATGGAGGCTTTCctgtttctctttcaaaaattcCAGCACTTATTTTCCT GGATCTGTCCTTCAATAACCTGAGTGGACCTGTGCCAAGAGTCCCAGCTAGAACGTTCAA TATTCAGGGTAATTTTCTGACATGTGGAAGTGGTTCGGCTCAAGATTGTTCCCCAGCGACTCTGTCAAGCTCTCGTTCTTCATCCACAAATGCATCACAGG GAAAATCAAGGGGCCACAGAGTAGCCGTCGCGTTTGGAGTTGCCCTTGGCTGTACTTTTGGAGTCACTCTTGTCTTAGCTTTCCTGATATGGTGGAAGAAGAAGCAAAGCAGACAATTGATCCAAGATGACTATG ATCATTATCATGATGAGGAAATGTTATGTTTGGGAAACCTCAAGACGTTTAGCTTCCGGGAACTCCAAATAGCAACTGACAATTTCAACAGTAAGAGGATATTGGGAAAGGGTGGTTTTGGAAATGTCTATAAGGGTTATTTACAAGATAACACGGTGGTGGCCGTCAAGAGACTGAAAGATTGTGGTAATAGCggtgagactcagtttcagacagAGATTGAGATGATCAGTTTGGCCGTGCACCGTAATCTTCTGAGGCTGCTTGGTTTCTGCATTACCCCTTCCGAGAGGCTCCTTGTTTACCGCTTCATGTCCAATGGTAGTGTTGCTTCTAGGCTCagag GAAAACCCACTCTTGACTGGAACGCAAGGAAGAAAATTGCGCTGGGTGCAGCTAGAGGCCTCGTCTATTTGCATGAACAATGTGATCCGAAAATAATTCACCGAGATGTCAAGGCTGCAAACATCCTTCTAGATGATTACTGCGAAGCAGTAGTTGGTGATTTTGGTTTAGCAAAGCTTATGGATCATGCTGATTCACATGTGACAACTGCTGTTAGAGGAACAGTAGGTCACATTGCTCCAGAGTACCTCTCTACCGGTCAATCATCGGAAAAGACCGATGTTTTCGGCTTTGGAATTCTCCTCTTGGAGCTCATTACAGGCCAAACGGCTCTTGATTTTGGCAACAAAGCTGCAAATCAGAAAGGAGCAATGCTGGACTGG TGGGTTGCAGGTCAAGAAAATACATCAGGAGAAGAAGCATGA
- the LOC116250224 gene encoding uncharacterized protein LOC116250224 isoform X2: MEGIESTNYELLSRIAQLEHERDALQKDIEQLCMQQAGPAYLVVATRMHFQRTTLLEQEIENLKKKLSACMRENVNLQEELSETYHVKAQLAELHSQEVSKNKDAEKQVKFFQNCMAAAFAERDQSLLEAEKAKESEEDMFIRMNDMQIRFEVLTKNFAEQKAQNDELQRELAKLRESMRLEKENQVVALRTSNLLLHDKLCESFRTEELLKKEVHILKKKNYHLEDAVHKGLKVLHQVHSEMRNEVVALLDEWRTVISSVVCSFQEIFQSNVHRQSSRPECDEPECKDVHITTCADVCNTPKEVISPSIMVCSKGSDDEHKALAQAMQEKVDALLLLSQQEELYLLQKNVQTALEKKCDDLQATLAQVTNEKVKALVELAQLRHEFQQLQETIRDGHRQGHAFDKEGKIRSMFRRSYLKQWIGLSDGQGNSTITNANNRDNRSSTTSSYSLNLATLKVENARLQESITSMEHITSCIHKLRLSLMKALEVEVSKMDSGLLENLDGIIFEANLIKTALGSSLPVSWSAEADNGSPNGPAADDLGGNDDVDCVSAAGFEMVELLLVAAQLKKASLVQKNLTGSLTI; the protein is encoded by the exons AGAGGGACGCACTTCAGAAGGACATTGAACAGTTGTGCATGCAGCAAGCTGGTCCTGCATACCTTGTTGTGGCAACCCGAATGCATTTTCAGAG GACGACCTTGTTGGAGCAGGAGattgaaaatctaaagaaaaaattatctgCATGCATGAGAGAGAATGTTAATCTTCAGGAGGAGCTTTCAGAAACTTACCATGTCAAG GCTCAATTAGCTGAATTGCACAGTCAAGAAGTCTCAAAG AACAAAGATGCtgaaaaacaagttaaatttttccaaaattgcaTGGCTGCTGCATTTGCTGAAAGGGATCAGTCCCTTTTGGAG GCAGAGAAGGCAAAAGAGAGTGAGGAAGATATGTTTATTAGGATGAATGACATGCAAATAAG GTTTGAGgtattgacaaaaaattttgCCGAACAGAAGGCTCAGAATGATGAACTACAAAGGGAGTTGGCAAAGCTGAGAGAAAGCATGAGGTTGGAGAAG GAGAATCAAGTGGTTGCATTGAGAACGTCAAACCTTCTTCTGCATGACAAACTCTGTGAG AGTTTCAGAACCGAGGAGCTTTTGAAGAAGGAGGTTcacatattgaaaaaaaaaaat TACCACTTGGAAGATGCTGTGCACAAAGGCCTTAAGGTTCTTCATCAAGTTCACAGTGAAATGAGAAATGAAGTTGTGGCTTTGTTGGACGAATGGAGAACTGTAATTTCATCAGTAGTTTGTTCCTTTCAAGAAATTTTTCAGTCAAACGTGCATAGGCAGTCGAGCAGACCAGAATGCGATGAGCCTGAGTGCAAGGACGTCCACATAACCACTTGTGCTGATGTTTGTAATACGCCAAAG GAAGTCATCTCTCCCTCAATCATGGTTTGTTCCAAAGGTTCTGATGATGAGCATAAAGCATTAGCTCAGGCAATGCAAGAGAAG GTGGATGCACTGTTACTTTTGTCACAGCAGGAGGAGCTCTATTTATTACAGAAGAATGTCCAAACAGCTCTAGAGAAAAAGTGTGATGATCTTCAAGCGACCTTGGCTCAA GTTACCAATGAAAAGGTGAAGGCCCTTGTGGAGCTAGCACAACTAAGACATGAATTTCAACAACTGCAAGA AACTATCCGTGATGGACATAGACAAGGCCATGCCTTTGACAAAGAGGGGAAAATTAGAAGTATGTTCAGGAGATCGTACTTGAAACAGTGGATAGGTTTGTCAGATGGCCAGGGAAATAGCACTATCACTAATGCAAATAACAGAGACAACCGTTCATCCACCACTTCCAGCTACAGTTTGAATCTTGCTAC gttgaaagttgaaaatgcAAGGCTTCAAGAAAGCATCACTAGTATGGAGCACATCACATCTTGCATACACAAGCTTCGCCTCTCGTTGATGAAG GCTCTAGAGGTTGAAGTGTCTAAGATGGACAGCGGCTTGTTGGAGAACCTGGATGGCATCATCTTTGAGGCAAATCTTATTAAGACAGCCCTTGGAAGTTCCCTTCCTGTTAGTTGGTCAGCCGAGGCTGACAATGGATCACCCAATGGACCTGCTGCAGATGATTTGGGTGGCAATGACGATGTAGACTGTGTCTCTGCTGCTGGATTTGAAATGGTGGAGCTTCTTCTAGTGGCAGCTCAGCTTAAGAAGGCATCTCTAGTTCAAAAGAATTTGACAGGAAGCTTAACCATTTGA
- the LOC116250224 gene encoding uncharacterized protein LOC116250224 isoform X1 — translation MEGIESTNYELLSRIAQLEHERDALQKDIEQLCMQQAGPAYLVVATRMHFQRTTLLEQEIENLKKKLSACMRENVNLQEELSETYHVKAQLAELHSQEVSKNKDAEKQVKFFQNCMAAAFAERDQSLLEAEKAKESEEDMFIRMNDMQIRFEVLTKNFAEQKAQNDELQRELAKLRESMRLEKESLERELLALKASNLALQEYENQVVALRTSNLLLHDKLCESFRTEELLKKEVHILKKKNYHLEDAVHKGLKVLHQVHSEMRNEVVALLDEWRTVISSVVCSFQEIFQSNVHRQSSRPECDEPECKDVHITTCADVCNTPKEVISPSIMVCSKGSDDEHKALAQAMQEKVDALLLLSQQEELYLLQKNVQTALEKKCDDLQATLAQVTNEKVKALVELAQLRHEFQQLQETIRDGHRQGHAFDKEGKIRSMFRRSYLKQWIGLSDGQGNSTITNANNRDNRSSTTSSYSLNLATLKVENARLQESITSMEHITSCIHKLRLSLMKALEVEVSKMDSGLLENLDGIIFEANLIKTALGSSLPVSWSAEADNGSPNGPAADDLGGNDDVDCVSAAGFEMVELLLVAAQLKKASLVQKNLTGSLTI, via the exons AGAGGGACGCACTTCAGAAGGACATTGAACAGTTGTGCATGCAGCAAGCTGGTCCTGCATACCTTGTTGTGGCAACCCGAATGCATTTTCAGAG GACGACCTTGTTGGAGCAGGAGattgaaaatctaaagaaaaaattatctgCATGCATGAGAGAGAATGTTAATCTTCAGGAGGAGCTTTCAGAAACTTACCATGTCAAG GCTCAATTAGCTGAATTGCACAGTCAAGAAGTCTCAAAG AACAAAGATGCtgaaaaacaagttaaatttttccaaaattgcaTGGCTGCTGCATTTGCTGAAAGGGATCAGTCCCTTTTGGAG GCAGAGAAGGCAAAAGAGAGTGAGGAAGATATGTTTATTAGGATGAATGACATGCAAATAAG GTTTGAGgtattgacaaaaaattttgCCGAACAGAAGGCTCAGAATGATGAACTACAAAGGGAGTTGGCAAAGCTGAGAGAAAGCATGAGGTTGGAGAAG GAATCATTGGAGAGGGAGTTGTTGGCATTGAAAGCCTCAAACCTTGCTCTTCAGGAGTAT GAGAATCAAGTGGTTGCATTGAGAACGTCAAACCTTCTTCTGCATGACAAACTCTGTGAG AGTTTCAGAACCGAGGAGCTTTTGAAGAAGGAGGTTcacatattgaaaaaaaaaaat TACCACTTGGAAGATGCTGTGCACAAAGGCCTTAAGGTTCTTCATCAAGTTCACAGTGAAATGAGAAATGAAGTTGTGGCTTTGTTGGACGAATGGAGAACTGTAATTTCATCAGTAGTTTGTTCCTTTCAAGAAATTTTTCAGTCAAACGTGCATAGGCAGTCGAGCAGACCAGAATGCGATGAGCCTGAGTGCAAGGACGTCCACATAACCACTTGTGCTGATGTTTGTAATACGCCAAAG GAAGTCATCTCTCCCTCAATCATGGTTTGTTCCAAAGGTTCTGATGATGAGCATAAAGCATTAGCTCAGGCAATGCAAGAGAAG GTGGATGCACTGTTACTTTTGTCACAGCAGGAGGAGCTCTATTTATTACAGAAGAATGTCCAAACAGCTCTAGAGAAAAAGTGTGATGATCTTCAAGCGACCTTGGCTCAA GTTACCAATGAAAAGGTGAAGGCCCTTGTGGAGCTAGCACAACTAAGACATGAATTTCAACAACTGCAAGA AACTATCCGTGATGGACATAGACAAGGCCATGCCTTTGACAAAGAGGGGAAAATTAGAAGTATGTTCAGGAGATCGTACTTGAAACAGTGGATAGGTTTGTCAGATGGCCAGGGAAATAGCACTATCACTAATGCAAATAACAGAGACAACCGTTCATCCACCACTTCCAGCTACAGTTTGAATCTTGCTAC gttgaaagttgaaaatgcAAGGCTTCAAGAAAGCATCACTAGTATGGAGCACATCACATCTTGCATACACAAGCTTCGCCTCTCGTTGATGAAG GCTCTAGAGGTTGAAGTGTCTAAGATGGACAGCGGCTTGTTGGAGAACCTGGATGGCATCATCTTTGAGGCAAATCTTATTAAGACAGCCCTTGGAAGTTCCCTTCCTGTTAGTTGGTCAGCCGAGGCTGACAATGGATCACCCAATGGACCTGCTGCAGATGATTTGGGTGGCAATGACGATGTAGACTGTGTCTCTGCTGCTGGATTTGAAATGGTGGAGCTTCTTCTAGTGGCAGCTCAGCTTAAGAAGGCATCTCTAGTTCAAAAGAATTTGACAGGAAGCTTAACCATTTGA
- the LOC116250224 gene encoding uncharacterized protein LOC116250224 isoform X3, with translation MQQAGPAYLVVATRMHFQRTTLLEQEIENLKKKLSACMRENVNLQEELSETYHVKAQLAELHSQEVSKNKDAEKQVKFFQNCMAAAFAERDQSLLEAEKAKESEEDMFIRMNDMQIRFEVLTKNFAEQKAQNDELQRELAKLRESMRLEKESLERELLALKASNLALQEYENQVVALRTSNLLLHDKLCESFRTEELLKKEVHILKKKNYHLEDAVHKGLKVLHQVHSEMRNEVVALLDEWRTVISSVVCSFQEIFQSNVHRQSSRPECDEPECKDVHITTCADVCNTPKEVISPSIMVCSKGSDDEHKALAQAMQEKVDALLLLSQQEELYLLQKNVQTALEKKCDDLQATLAQVTNEKVKALVELAQLRHEFQQLQETIRDGHRQGHAFDKEGKIRSMFRRSYLKQWIGLSDGQGNSTITNANNRDNRSSTTSSYSLNLATLKVENARLQESITSMEHITSCIHKLRLSLMKALEVEVSKMDSGLLENLDGIIFEANLIKTALGSSLPVSWSAEADNGSPNGPAADDLGGNDDVDCVSAAGFEMVELLLVAAQLKKASLVQKNLTGSLTI, from the exons ATGCAGCAAGCTGGTCCTGCATACCTTGTTGTGGCAACCCGAATGCATTTTCAGAG GACGACCTTGTTGGAGCAGGAGattgaaaatctaaagaaaaaattatctgCATGCATGAGAGAGAATGTTAATCTTCAGGAGGAGCTTTCAGAAACTTACCATGTCAAG GCTCAATTAGCTGAATTGCACAGTCAAGAAGTCTCAAAG AACAAAGATGCtgaaaaacaagttaaatttttccaaaattgcaTGGCTGCTGCATTTGCTGAAAGGGATCAGTCCCTTTTGGAG GCAGAGAAGGCAAAAGAGAGTGAGGAAGATATGTTTATTAGGATGAATGACATGCAAATAAG GTTTGAGgtattgacaaaaaattttgCCGAACAGAAGGCTCAGAATGATGAACTACAAAGGGAGTTGGCAAAGCTGAGAGAAAGCATGAGGTTGGAGAAG GAATCATTGGAGAGGGAGTTGTTGGCATTGAAAGCCTCAAACCTTGCTCTTCAGGAGTAT GAGAATCAAGTGGTTGCATTGAGAACGTCAAACCTTCTTCTGCATGACAAACTCTGTGAG AGTTTCAGAACCGAGGAGCTTTTGAAGAAGGAGGTTcacatattgaaaaaaaaaaat TACCACTTGGAAGATGCTGTGCACAAAGGCCTTAAGGTTCTTCATCAAGTTCACAGTGAAATGAGAAATGAAGTTGTGGCTTTGTTGGACGAATGGAGAACTGTAATTTCATCAGTAGTTTGTTCCTTTCAAGAAATTTTTCAGTCAAACGTGCATAGGCAGTCGAGCAGACCAGAATGCGATGAGCCTGAGTGCAAGGACGTCCACATAACCACTTGTGCTGATGTTTGTAATACGCCAAAG GAAGTCATCTCTCCCTCAATCATGGTTTGTTCCAAAGGTTCTGATGATGAGCATAAAGCATTAGCTCAGGCAATGCAAGAGAAG GTGGATGCACTGTTACTTTTGTCACAGCAGGAGGAGCTCTATTTATTACAGAAGAATGTCCAAACAGCTCTAGAGAAAAAGTGTGATGATCTTCAAGCGACCTTGGCTCAA GTTACCAATGAAAAGGTGAAGGCCCTTGTGGAGCTAGCACAACTAAGACATGAATTTCAACAACTGCAAGA AACTATCCGTGATGGACATAGACAAGGCCATGCCTTTGACAAAGAGGGGAAAATTAGAAGTATGTTCAGGAGATCGTACTTGAAACAGTGGATAGGTTTGTCAGATGGCCAGGGAAATAGCACTATCACTAATGCAAATAACAGAGACAACCGTTCATCCACCACTTCCAGCTACAGTTTGAATCTTGCTAC gttgaaagttgaaaatgcAAGGCTTCAAGAAAGCATCACTAGTATGGAGCACATCACATCTTGCATACACAAGCTTCGCCTCTCGTTGATGAAG GCTCTAGAGGTTGAAGTGTCTAAGATGGACAGCGGCTTGTTGGAGAACCTGGATGGCATCATCTTTGAGGCAAATCTTATTAAGACAGCCCTTGGAAGTTCCCTTCCTGTTAGTTGGTCAGCCGAGGCTGACAATGGATCACCCAATGGACCTGCTGCAGATGATTTGGGTGGCAATGACGATGTAGACTGTGTCTCTGCTGCTGGATTTGAAATGGTGGAGCTTCTTCTAGTGGCAGCTCAGCTTAAGAAGGCATCTCTAGTTCAAAAGAATTTGACAGGAAGCTTAACCATTTGA